The Castellaniella sp. genome includes a window with the following:
- a CDS encoding NAD(P)(+) transhydrogenase (Re/Si-specific) subunit beta: MISANLVTLLYLVASVCFIQALKGLSHPTTSRRGNAFGMIGMAIAILTTAVLIIGLARDGTTTLGLGRVILGLLVGGSIGTLLARKVEMTKMPELIAFMHSMIGLAAVAIAVAVVAEPHAFGIAAAGDPIPTGNRLELFIGTFVGAITFSGSVIAFGKLSGKYKFRLFQGAPVVFPGQHPLNLILAIIMLACGFWFMATQSWLPFVLMTAIAFVLGVLIIIPIGGADMPVVISMLNSYSGWAAAGIGFSLNNPMLIIAGSLVGSSGAILSYIMCKAMNRSFFNVILGGFGAEASAGASAATGQRNVKSGSPDDAAFLMSNADTVTIVPGYGLAVARAQHALKELASKLSDKGITVKYAIHPVAGRMPGHMNVLLAEAEVPYDQVFEMEDINNEFSQTDVVLVLGANDVVNPAAKNDPGSPIAGMPILEAYKARTIIVNKRSMAAGYAGLDNELFYMDKTMMVFGDAKKVLEDMLKALE; the protein is encoded by the coding sequence ATGATTTCAGCCAATCTTGTCACCCTGCTGTATCTCGTCGCCTCGGTGTGCTTCATCCAGGCCCTCAAAGGCTTATCGCACCCCACCACCTCGCGCCGGGGCAATGCCTTCGGCATGATCGGCATGGCCATTGCCATCCTGACCACCGCCGTGCTGATTATCGGCCTGGCCCGCGATGGCACCACCACCCTGGGTCTGGGGCGCGTGATCCTGGGCCTGCTGGTCGGCGGCAGCATCGGCACCCTGCTGGCACGCAAGGTCGAAATGACCAAAATGCCGGAACTGATCGCCTTCATGCACAGCATGATCGGCCTGGCAGCCGTGGCGATTGCCGTGGCCGTGGTGGCGGAACCTCACGCCTTTGGCATCGCGGCAGCGGGCGATCCCATCCCCACCGGCAACCGGCTGGAACTGTTCATCGGCACTTTTGTCGGAGCCATCACGTTCTCGGGCTCGGTGATTGCCTTTGGCAAGCTCTCCGGGAAATATAAATTCCGCCTGTTTCAGGGGGCCCCCGTGGTCTTTCCCGGCCAGCATCCGCTGAATCTGATCCTGGCCATCATCATGTTGGCCTGCGGTTTCTGGTTCATGGCCACCCAATCCTGGCTGCCGTTCGTGTTGATGACCGCCATCGCCTTCGTTCTGGGCGTGCTGATCATCATCCCCATCGGCGGGGCCGACATGCCGGTGGTGATCTCCATGCTGAACAGCTATTCGGGCTGGGCGGCGGCGGGCATCGGCTTCTCCCTGAACAACCCCATGCTGATCATCGCCGGGTCGCTGGTGGGTTCGTCCGGGGCGATTCTGTCCTACATCATGTGCAAGGCCATGAATCGCTCGTTCTTCAATGTGATTCTGGGCGGCTTCGGGGCCGAAGCATCGGCTGGGGCCAGCGCCGCCACGGGCCAGCGCAACGTCAAATCCGGCAGCCCGGATGACGCCGCCTTCCTCATGAGCAACGCCGACACGGTCACCATCGTGCCGGGCTACGGCCTGGCCGTGGCCCGCGCCCAGCACGCCCTGAAAGAACTCGCCAGCAAACTGTCCGACAAGGGCATCACGGTGAAGTACGCCATCCACCCGGTCGCCGGCCGCATGCCGGGCCACATGAACGTACTGCTGGCCGAGGCCGAAGTCCCCTACGACCAGGTCTTCGAAATGGAGGACATCAACAACGAGTTCAGCCAGACGGACGTCGTGCTGGTGCTGGGGGCCAACGACGTGGTCAACCCCGCTGCCAAAAACGATCCGGGCTCGCCGATTGCCGGCATGCCCATCCTGGAAGCCTACAAAGCACGCACCATCATCGTCAACAAGCGATCCATGGCTGCGGGTTATGCCGGACTGGACAACGAGCTGTTCTACATGGATAAAACCATGATGGTGTTCGGCGATGCGAAAAAAGTGCTGGAGGACATGCTGAAAGCCCTGGAATAA
- a CDS encoding flagellar brake protein: protein MAFAEDDPFAVSQKFEIQSLLQGLLDKHVLVRLDVPGHAVSIISTVLDLDPKKGLVILDNASEDALNRQLLQAPAVRLQGLLNRVMIEFQGPMHPASQGGKPALALEWPTTVRRIQRRESFRMDVPTTRPATCLIRDPGLPEGELSFNLANISAGGLQLIDRTGLLASREVGTFFDDAILSMPDVGVLDVNLRLLRHDQLIQEGGKPPMQLIALRFFNLASNLQITIQQYVSTLERAVLARRWGGD, encoded by the coding sequence ATGGCCTTTGCAGAAGACGACCCCTTCGCTGTATCACAAAAATTCGAAATCCAAAGCCTGCTTCAAGGGCTGCTGGATAAGCACGTCCTGGTGCGCCTGGATGTGCCTGGTCATGCCGTGTCGATTATCTCCACGGTTCTCGACCTTGACCCCAAAAAAGGCTTGGTCATCCTGGACAATGCTTCCGAAGACGCCCTGAACCGGCAGCTACTGCAGGCACCGGCCGTGCGGCTGCAGGGCCTGCTGAATCGGGTCATGATCGAATTCCAGGGCCCCATGCACCCAGCCTCCCAGGGCGGCAAGCCCGCCTTGGCTCTGGAATGGCCCACGACCGTGCGGCGCATCCAACGGCGTGAATCTTTCCGCATGGACGTGCCCACCACCCGGCCCGCCACCTGCCTGATCCGCGATCCAGGCCTGCCCGAAGGCGAACTCAGCTTCAATCTGGCCAACATCAGCGCGGGCGGGCTGCAGTTGATCGACCGCACCGGCTTGCTGGCCAGCCGGGAAGTCGGCACTTTTTTCGATGACGCCATCCTGAGCATGCCCGACGTCGGTGTCCTGGATGTCAATCTGCGCCTGCTGCGCCACGACCAACTGATCCAAGAAGGCGGCAAGCCGCCCATGCAACTGATCGCATTGCGCTTCTTCAACCTGGCCTCGAACCTCCAGATCACCATACAGCAGTACGTCAGCACCCTGGAACGCGCCGTCCTGGCGCGACGCTGGGGCGGCGATTAA
- a CDS encoding FAD-binding oxidoreductase, protein MHATSCDIAIVGGGIIGASCALALSDLGQDVLLIEPQDLASGASKGNAGGLAFADILPLASPRIIRQALHWLSDPLGPLSLPPAYLPRMLPWLVHMWRASLRDRYSANIRAQAALMTLAHDEMMAMLEQAGLMNHLHSQGVLEVYEGEKRYQASMDNTHWRTRYGIESQTLQGADLAHCQPGLSPQFTHGIYIPSWRNVADPQALGQAIGQAAIDRGVRHLRQSVRWLQPMGAGARLILEDGSQLQARQVVLAAGAHSHLLARGLGDRIPLETERGYNTTLAPDALDLRQQITFGDHGFVISPLTCGIRVGGAVELAGLDRAPNYRRAQVMLDKAKAFFPDLKADGGTQWMGFRPSLPDSLPIIARSPRHPAVVYAFGHGHLGLTQSAATARLVHDLISDQTPAVDLQPYRVDRFRLL, encoded by the coding sequence ATGCACGCGACTTCCTGCGACATCGCCATCGTTGGTGGCGGCATCATCGGCGCCAGCTGCGCCCTGGCCTTAAGCGATCTGGGCCAGGATGTCCTGCTGATCGAACCCCAGGATCTGGCCAGCGGCGCCAGCAAGGGCAATGCCGGGGGGCTGGCATTTGCCGATATCCTGCCGCTGGCTTCGCCGCGCATCATCCGCCAGGCATTGCATTGGCTATCCGATCCCTTGGGGCCATTAAGCCTGCCACCGGCATATCTGCCGCGCATGCTGCCGTGGCTGGTGCATATGTGGCGCGCCAGCCTGCGCGACCGCTATTCAGCCAACATCCGCGCCCAGGCGGCCCTGATGACGCTGGCGCACGACGAAATGATGGCCATGCTGGAACAAGCCGGCTTAATGAACCATCTGCACAGCCAGGGGGTGCTAGAGGTCTACGAAGGCGAAAAACGCTACCAGGCCTCGATGGACAATACCCACTGGCGCACCCGCTATGGCATCGAAAGCCAGACCCTGCAGGGCGCGGATTTGGCGCACTGCCAACCCGGCCTGTCACCGCAGTTCACCCACGGCATCTATATCCCCAGTTGGCGCAACGTAGCCGACCCGCAGGCATTAGGCCAGGCCATCGGCCAGGCAGCGATAGATCGCGGGGTACGGCATCTGCGCCAGTCCGTGCGCTGGCTGCAGCCCATGGGCGCCGGGGCACGCCTGATCCTGGAAGACGGCAGCCAACTGCAGGCACGTCAGGTCGTGCTGGCGGCGGGCGCGCACTCGCACCTGCTGGCGCGTGGCCTGGGGGACCGCATTCCGCTGGAAACCGAGCGCGGCTACAACACCACCCTGGCGCCCGACGCGCTGGACCTGCGCCAGCAGATTACCTTTGGCGATCACGGCTTTGTGATTTCGCCGCTGACCTGCGGCATCCGCGTCGGCGGGGCGGTCGAACTGGCCGGCCTGGATCGGGCGCCCAATTATCGCCGCGCCCAGGTCATGCTGGATAAAGCCAAGGCATTTTTTCCAGACCTGAAAGCCGACGGCGGCACGCAGTGGATGGGGTTTCGCCCCAGCCTGCCGGACTCGCTGCCAATCATTGCGCGTTCGCCCCGGCACCCCGCCGTGGTGTACGCCTTTGGACACGGCCACCTGGGTCTGACACAAAGCGCAGCCACGGCGCGGTTGGTGCACGACCTGATCAGCGATCAGACCCCGGCAGTCGACTTGCAGCCATATCGGGTGGATCGCTTCCGCCTGCTGTAA
- a CDS encoding 4-hydroxyproline epimerase has protein sequence MKRISILDSHTGGEPTRLVLDGFPDLGTGDMAQRRDVLAQQHDAWRRTVILEPRGHDVLVGALLCPPQDPTAAAGVIFFNNTGYLGMCGHGTIGLIASLAYLGRIQPGMHRIETPVGTVEGTLHEDSSVSVRNVPSYRYRQAVQVSVPGVGQITGDIAWGGNWFFLVDAPDLVRPGADTQKLTDITWAISQALQDQGIHGRDGAIIDHIELFGPDEHADSRSFVLCPGKAYDRSPCGTGTSAKIACLAADGKLQPGATWQQASIIGSRFFASYQPGDDTGTVIPTIRGSAHISGETTLILQDDDPFIWGISA, from the coding sequence ATGAAACGTATTTCGATCTTGGATTCGCACACGGGCGGAGAACCCACCCGGCTGGTGCTGGATGGGTTTCCGGATCTGGGCACAGGCGACATGGCGCAGCGCCGCGACGTGCTGGCCCAGCAGCACGATGCCTGGCGACGCACGGTCATTCTGGAGCCGCGCGGCCATGATGTGCTGGTCGGCGCCCTGCTCTGCCCGCCCCAGGACCCCACGGCGGCGGCCGGGGTGATTTTTTTCAACAATACCGGCTATCTGGGCATGTGCGGACACGGCACCATCGGCCTGATCGCTTCGTTGGCGTACCTGGGCCGTATTCAGCCGGGCATGCACCGCATCGAAACCCCGGTGGGCACCGTCGAGGGAACATTGCACGAAGACAGCAGCGTCAGCGTGCGCAATGTGCCGTCCTACCGCTATCGTCAGGCGGTACAGGTCTCAGTCCCCGGCGTGGGCCAGATTACAGGCGACATTGCCTGGGGGGGAAACTGGTTCTTTCTGGTCGATGCCCCGGATCTCGTGCGCCCAGGGGCCGATACGCAAAAACTGACAGACATTACCTGGGCCATCAGCCAGGCACTGCAAGACCAAGGCATCCACGGCCGCGACGGGGCAATCATCGACCACATCGAGCTTTTCGGTCCGGATGAGCACGCCGACAGTCGCAGTTTCGTGCTGTGTCCCGGCAAGGCCTATGATCGATCGCCCTGCGGCACCGGCACCAGCGCAAAAATCGCCTGTCTGGCCGCCGACGGCAAGCTGCAGCCCGGCGCCACCTGGCAGCAGGCCAGCATCATCGGCAGCCGGTTCTTCGCCAGCTACCAGCCTGGGGACGACACCGGCACCGTGATTCCAACCATTCGGGGATCAGCCCATATCAGCGGGGAAACCACGCTGATTCTGCAGGACGACGACCCATTCATCTGGGGGATCAGCGCCTGA
- a CDS encoding GntR family transcriptional regulator, translating to MTPAPTKQRATESAYDAIEQLIATLQLEPNQPIVESDLIQLTGLGRTPIREALMRLVARGLIEQQPRRGLRVSEIRIAEHLILIDTRRVLERLIATSSARRATPDQRARLLQCGQDMMDAAQRSDLTAYMQADQALDRINHEACRNPYAVQAIVPMIIQCRRFWYAYQHEGDLERGARSHLMEVEGIHANDAERAVAGADALMDYLTEFTRTVIEA from the coding sequence ATGACGCCCGCACCGACCAAACAAAGGGCCACCGAGTCAGCCTATGATGCCATCGAACAGCTCATTGCCACCTTGCAGCTGGAACCCAACCAGCCCATTGTAGAAAGCGACCTGATCCAGCTTACCGGCCTGGGTCGCACACCGATTCGCGAGGCCTTGATGCGGCTGGTAGCCCGCGGGCTGATCGAACAACAGCCGCGCCGAGGGCTGCGGGTCAGCGAGATCCGCATTGCCGAGCACCTGATCCTGATCGACACACGGCGGGTCCTGGAGCGCCTGATCGCAACTTCGTCCGCCCGCCGGGCCACACCGGATCAACGCGCACGCCTGCTGCAGTGCGGACAGGATATGATGGATGCTGCACAACGCAGCGATCTGACGGCTTATATGCAGGCAGATCAGGCGCTGGACCGGATCAACCACGAGGCCTGCCGCAACCCCTACGCGGTACAGGCCATCGTGCCGATGATCATTCAGTGCCGTCGATTTTGGTATGCCTATCAGCACGAGGGCGATCTGGAACGCGGCGCGCGCAGCCACCTGATGGAAGTCGAGGGCATCCATGCCAACGACGCAGAACGCGCAGTCGCCGGGGCCGATGCGCTGATGGATTATCTGACGGAATTCACACGGACGGTAATCGAGGCCTGA
- a CDS encoding MauM/NapG family ferredoxin-type protein, whose product MVIQQISRRRFLQTGLCGLTVGVGLGLPLMFQPSPAWALNHIRPPGALDANAFDAACIRCGLCVQACPYDTLRLFGLDGSAQGGTPYFVAREVPCEMCPDIPCLQACPTGALDPGLQDINDATMGVAVLSHPELCNSYVGNSFCDSCVRACPLQGQAISLVVGPTAMGGLFTPTVDPDICTGCGKCEHACIAEPAAIRVVPHHA is encoded by the coding sequence ATGGTCATCCAGCAAATTTCTCGTCGGCGATTTCTCCAGACCGGGCTCTGCGGCCTGACCGTGGGGGTTGGTCTGGGTCTTCCGCTGATGTTCCAGCCCTCGCCAGCCTGGGCGCTCAACCATATTCGCCCACCGGGCGCCCTGGACGCCAATGCTTTTGATGCGGCCTGCATACGCTGCGGGCTGTGCGTCCAGGCCTGTCCCTACGACACCCTGCGCCTCTTTGGCCTGGACGGCTCAGCCCAAGGCGGCACCCCTTATTTTGTCGCCCGCGAAGTCCCCTGCGAAATGTGTCCCGACATCCCCTGCCTGCAGGCCTGCCCGACCGGGGCGCTAGACCCCGGCCTACAAGACATCAATGACGCCACCATGGGCGTGGCCGTCCTCAGCCATCCCGAACTCTGCAACAGCTACGTCGGCAATTCCTTTTGCGACAGCTGCGTGCGTGCGTGCCCCTTGCAGGGCCAGGCGATTTCGCTGGTGGTAGGCCCTACGGCCATGGGTGGCTTGTTCACGCCCACCGTCGATCCCGATATTTGCACCGGATGTGGCAAATGCGAACATGCCTGCATCGCCGAACCTGCCGCCATCCGGGTCGTGCCGCACCATGCTTGA
- the napH gene encoding quinol dehydrogenase ferredoxin subunit NapH, producing the protein MLEKKKYLLLRRICQGLILLAFTLSAWLGTSIAQGTLASSVWFGAVPLSDPFVLLQSLAAGHPLAGSALWGGLIILVFYALVGGRVFCGWVCPINLVTDAAQGLRRALGWRKARVLRIDKRLRYAILVLGVLGSAISGLVLWELVNPINLVMRSLVFGLWLGGLTAAIGIFLFDFLLLSNGWCGHVCPVGAFYGTLGRYSIVQVAAVRRDDCNDCGDCFTYCPEPQVISPALRAIGGHGVQIDEIDCLRCGRCIDVCEQQVFEFSVVGLAKSGARGP; encoded by the coding sequence ATGCTTGAAAAGAAAAAGTACCTCTTATTGCGTCGCATCTGCCAAGGTCTGATTCTGCTCGCCTTCACCCTGAGCGCCTGGCTGGGCACGTCCATCGCCCAGGGCACCTTGGCCAGCAGCGTCTGGTTTGGGGCGGTGCCACTTTCTGATCCCTTCGTGCTTTTGCAAAGCCTGGCGGCGGGCCACCCACTGGCAGGCAGCGCGCTTTGGGGCGGGCTCATCATTCTGGTGTTTTACGCACTGGTCGGCGGACGCGTTTTTTGTGGCTGGGTCTGCCCGATCAATCTGGTGACCGACGCGGCCCAAGGGCTGCGCCGTGCCCTGGGCTGGCGCAAAGCCCGGGTGCTGCGAATCGACAAGCGGCTGCGCTATGCGATTCTGGTGCTGGGTGTGCTGGGCAGCGCCATCAGCGGCCTGGTGCTCTGGGAACTGGTCAACCCCATCAACCTGGTGATGCGATCACTGGTATTTGGCTTATGGCTGGGCGGGCTGACTGCGGCCATCGGCATCTTTCTGTTTGATTTCTTACTGCTATCCAACGGCTGGTGCGGGCATGTCTGCCCAGTCGGTGCCTTTTACGGCACCCTGGGCCGCTACAGCATCGTGCAGGTGGCGGCCGTGCGGCGCGATGACTGCAACGATTGCGGTGACTGCTTTACCTATTGCCCCGAGCCACAAGTCATCAGCCCCGCACTGCGGGCCATCGGCGGGCATGGCGTACAGATCGACGAAATCGACTGCCTGCGTTGTGGCCGCTGCATCGATGTCTGCGAACAGCAGGTATTTGAATTCTCGGTGGTCGGGCTTGCAAAGTCAGGGGCGCGCGGCCCATAA
- a CDS encoding aldehyde dehydrogenase has protein sequence MPQTKEQIFELARAGKLWAGHLMPGHTTGGARLENTTPIDNSVIGAIEAGTAADIDLAVRNARASFKSGEWAQLPPAERKRVMLRWTDLMTEHAEELAALDCIDAGKPITECLNTDLPATLDTFRWYAEAIDKCYGRVAPTGPDAMGLIIKEPIGVVGAVLPWNFPAQMYAWKVAPALVAGNAVIVKPAELTSLSAYRMTQLAYEAGVPAGALQLVTGLGEDVGEALGRHMDVDVVSFTGSTEVGRYFLKYSAESNLKEIVLECGGKSPQIIFGDADLDGLVDHVLAAAFWNMGENCSCGSRLIAHSSIKDELLARLQARLSTWKVGLPTDESVQIGPMVERAHFEKVRSFLDDAVAEGARLVHGGRVHAELGSGWYVEPTIFDQVSAGSRLFREEVFGPILAVTPFDTEEQAIELANDSAYGLAASLYTRDVGRAQRVARAIQAGTVSINGFSEGDITTPFGGYKQSGFGGRDNGLEALDQYQQTKTIWYVN, from the coding sequence ATGCCACAAACTAAAGAACAAATCTTCGAACTGGCCCGTGCCGGGAAGCTCTGGGCCGGGCACCTGATGCCGGGGCACACTACAGGCGGAGCGCGCCTGGAAAACACCACCCCCATCGACAATAGCGTGATCGGCGCCATCGAGGCCGGCACCGCCGCCGATATCGATCTGGCCGTGCGCAATGCCCGCGCCAGCTTCAAGTCCGGCGAGTGGGCTCAACTGCCCCCTGCCGAGCGCAAGCGCGTGATGCTGCGCTGGACCGATCTGATGACCGAACACGCCGAAGAGCTCGCCGCCCTGGATTGCATCGATGCCGGCAAGCCGATCACCGAGTGCCTGAACACTGACCTGCCCGCCACGCTGGATACCTTTCGCTGGTACGCCGAGGCAATCGACAAATGCTATGGCCGTGTGGCGCCCACTGGCCCGGACGCTATGGGCCTGATCATTAAAGAACCCATCGGGGTCGTGGGCGCAGTGCTGCCCTGGAATTTCCCGGCCCAGATGTACGCCTGGAAGGTTGCTCCCGCCCTGGTGGCAGGCAATGCGGTCATCGTCAAGCCCGCTGAGTTGACGTCACTCAGCGCCTATCGCATGACTCAACTGGCCTACGAGGCCGGCGTGCCCGCCGGTGCCTTGCAGTTGGTGACTGGCCTGGGTGAGGACGTCGGCGAGGCCCTGGGCCGCCACATGGACGTGGATGTCGTGTCGTTTACCGGGTCCACCGAGGTCGGCCGCTATTTCCTGAAGTATTCCGCCGAAAGCAATCTGAAGGAAATCGTGCTGGAGTGCGGTGGCAAAAGTCCTCAGATCATTTTTGGCGATGCGGATCTGGATGGCTTGGTGGATCATGTCCTGGCAGCTGCCTTCTGGAACATGGGTGAAAACTGCAGCTGCGGTTCGCGCCTGATTGCGCACAGCAGCATCAAGGACGAACTCTTGGCGCGTCTGCAGGCCCGCCTGTCCACCTGGAAGGTCGGCCTGCCGACCGATGAGTCGGTGCAGATCGGCCCGATGGTCGAACGTGCCCACTTCGAGAAGGTCCGCAGTTTCCTGGACGATGCGGTTGCCGAAGGCGCCCGATTGGTGCATGGCGGACGCGTTCATGCCGAGCTGGGCAGCGGCTGGTATGTCGAACCCACCATTTTCGACCAGGTCAGCGCAGGTTCCCGTTTGTTCCGCGAGGAAGTCTTCGGCCCGATTTTGGCCGTGACCCCTTTCGACACAGAAGAACAGGCCATTGAGCTGGCCAACGACAGCGCTTATGGTCTGGCGGCATCCTTGTACACCCGCGACGTGGGCCGCGCTCAGCGTGTTGCCCGCGCCATCCAGGCGGGCACGGTGTCCATCAACGGGTTTTCCGAGGGCGATATCACCACGCCTTTTGGGGGCTATAAGCAGTCTGGTTTCGGGGGCCGCGATAATGGCCTGGAAGCGCTGGACCAGTACCAGCAAACCAAAACCATCTGGTACGTGAATTAA
- the dapA gene encoding 4-hydroxy-tetrahydrodipicolinate synthase produces the protein MFIEGILVPIITPFTDDGRVNADALRQLVDHFIQAGVAGIVACGTTGEYYALDEAERELVLRTVADTAQGRIKIIAGINALSTPQSILYAKQAQDLGYDGLMLATPPYSLPEQAGILQHFRTVAAATPLPIILYDFPQRVGVQIALETVLELAKVPNIVGIKESSGNFNRALHLIQSRIPDFQIISGSDDMAADFLFWGVRCWISGGANVFPAEQVAMVKAAVDGRWDEVRSLMAGMYPVILAMESGDYNQKAKLGCRRHGIEAGTVRLPLAPLSDADGQEFLKALNAYKG, from the coding sequence ATGTTCATCGAAGGTATCCTCGTCCCCATCATTACGCCGTTCACGGACGACGGCCGCGTCAACGCTGATGCACTGCGTCAGTTGGTGGATCACTTCATCCAGGCTGGGGTGGCAGGCATTGTGGCCTGCGGCACCACGGGCGAATACTATGCGCTGGACGAGGCCGAGCGCGAACTGGTGCTGCGCACCGTGGCCGACACGGCCCAGGGCCGCATCAAGATCATCGCCGGGATCAATGCGCTGTCCACGCCGCAATCCATTCTGTATGCCAAGCAGGCCCAGGATCTGGGCTACGACGGCCTGATGCTGGCCACGCCGCCCTACAGCCTGCCCGAACAGGCCGGTATTTTGCAGCACTTCCGCACGGTGGCCGCCGCCACGCCGCTGCCCATCATCTTGTACGATTTCCCGCAGCGCGTGGGGGTGCAGATTGCCCTTGAAACCGTGCTCGAGCTGGCCAAGGTCCCCAATATTGTCGGCATTAAAGAAAGCAGCGGCAATTTCAACCGCGCTTTGCACCTGATCCAGTCCCGCATTCCAGACTTCCAGATCATCAGCGGGTCTGACGACATGGCGGCTGACTTCCTGTTTTGGGGTGTGCGTTGCTGGATCAGCGGCGGGGCCAACGTGTTCCCGGCTGAGCAGGTCGCCATGGTCAAGGCCGCCGTTGATGGCCGTTGGGACGAGGTTCGTTCCCTGATGGCCGGCATGTATCCGGTCATTCTGGCCATGGAATCCGGCGACTACAACCAAAAAGCAAAACTCGGCTGCCGTCGTCACGGGATCGAGGCAGGCACGGTGCGTCTGCCCCTGGCGCCTTTGTCCGATGCCGATGGCCAGGAATTCCTGAAGGCCCTGAACGCGTATAAGGGCTGA
- a CDS encoding TRAP transporter large permease subunit: MNPTVAALMFPGMFLLIFLGIPVSFSLIIPALVAGWFAFGDQVFNQLYGSFYSATTNYILSAIPMFVLMGAILERSGIAARLFRTMQLWLGRLPGGLAVATIAMGATFAAAAGVVGAVEVMVGLMAIPAMQRFRYDNSLIAGTICAGGSLGTMIPPSVVAVVYASLAQISVGELFAAMLFPGLIMVSLFILYIVGICLLDPKKGPRADDPDMRLPLSEKLKITASGLLPTMLLIFAVLGSLMAGIASPTEAAAVGAIGALILCIFYGQFSILMLRQSLAITVRISAMILLIVAGGIMFTGIFAANGGGRLIQMLISDMGLGLTGTLVLFLCVVFLLGFVLDWTANVLICVPLFLPVLVAAGVDPIWFGTMVIIVIQTSYLTPPMASSIFYLLSIAPPDMKYAQVCRGVVPFILVQFLTLAIVAMFPALATWLPQRIVGF, from the coding sequence ATGAACCCGACCGTTGCCGCTCTCATGTTCCCAGGGATGTTCCTGCTGATCTTCCTGGGCATTCCAGTTTCTTTTTCACTGATTATCCCTGCCCTGGTCGCTGGTTGGTTTGCCTTTGGCGATCAGGTCTTCAATCAGTTGTATGGCAGTTTTTATTCCGCCACGACCAACTACATTCTGTCGGCGATTCCCATGTTTGTGCTGATGGGGGCCATTCTCGAGCGCTCGGGGATTGCGGCACGATTGTTTCGCACCATGCAGCTTTGGCTGGGTCGGCTGCCCGGCGGGCTGGCAGTGGCCACCATCGCCATGGGGGCTACGTTCGCCGCGGCGGCTGGGGTGGTGGGGGCCGTAGAGGTCATGGTAGGGCTGATGGCCATTCCGGCCATGCAGCGGTTTCGCTATGACAACTCTTTGATCGCGGGCACGATTTGTGCCGGTGGTTCATTGGGGACCATGATTCCGCCTTCTGTCGTCGCGGTGGTTTATGCGTCGCTGGCCCAGATCTCGGTCGGCGAGCTGTTTGCCGCCATGCTGTTTCCCGGCCTGATCATGGTGAGCTTGTTCATCCTGTATATCGTCGGCATATGTTTGCTGGACCCCAAGAAAGGGCCTCGGGCGGATGACCCCGACATGCGCCTGCCCTTGTCGGAAAAACTAAAAATCACCGCCAGTGGGCTGCTGCCGACGATGCTGCTGATTTTCGCGGTGCTGGGTTCCTTGATGGCCGGGATTGCCTCGCCGACAGAGGCGGCGGCTGTCGGCGCCATCGGCGCGCTGATCCTGTGTATTTTCTATGGCCAGTTCAGTATTTTGATGCTGCGCCAGTCGCTGGCGATTACCGTTCGGATTTCCGCCATGATTCTGCTGATTGTGGCGGGCGGCATCATGTTCACCGGGATCTTTGCGGCCAATGGCGGCGGGCGACTGATTCAGATGTTGATTTCGGATATGGGCTTGGGGCTGACCGGGACGCTGGTGCTGTTTCTGTGCGTGGTGTTTTTGCTGGGCTTCGTGCTGGACTGGACGGCCAACGTCCTGATCTGTGTGCCTTTGTTCCTGCCTGTGCTGGTTGCTGCGGGTGTCGATCCGATCTGGTTTGGCACCATGGTGATCATTGTCATCCAGACCAGCTATCTGACGCCGCCCATGGCATCGTCGATTTTCTACTTGTTATCGATCGCGCCGCCAGACATGAAATATGCTCAGGTCTGCCGTGGCGTGGTGCCTTTTATTCTGGTTCAGTTTCTTACCTTGGCCATTGTGGCGATGTTCCCCGCCTTGGCTACCTGGCTGCCGCAGCGTATCGTCGGCTTCTAA